In Kaistia defluvii, the sequence GATCGCCGATGGCGCCGACAACCACGGGAAGGCGGCGGCGCTTGCCGAGCGCCTCGGCCGCGAGATCCTGAGCTGGGGCGCGGGCGGCGGCGGGCCCTATCACTTCAAGCCGGAAGAGGCGATCGTCCAGGCGCTGGCAGAACTGGGCCAGCCGGTCGTTCTCGCCGATCGCTGGGACAATCCCGGCGGCGGCGTGGCCGGCGATTCTACCGTCATGGTCGAGGCGCTGCTGCGCCATCCCGAAATTCCCGCCGCCATCGGCGCGCTCTGGGACCCGGTCGCCGTCAGCTTCTGCCGGGCGGCTGGAATCGGCACCGAGATCGATCTGCGCTTTGGCGGCAAGGCGGCCTCCACCTCCGGCAAGCCTATCGATGCGCGCGTGGTCGTGCGCGGCGTCACGGACGATCTGCTGGTGCCGTTCGAGCAGAGCTGGGTTTCGCTCGGCCCGGCGGCGGCCGTGACGATCGGCAATCTCGATGTCGTGCTGGCTTCGACGCGGGCGCAAACCTTCAGCCCTCCCGTCTTCACCGATCTCGGCGTCGATCTCGCTGCCAAGAAGATCGTCGTGGTGAAGTCGTCTAACCATTTCCACGCCGCCTTCGCGCCGATCGCCCACAAGGTGCACTACCTCGATACGGGCGGTCCCTATCCGAGCGACACGGCGAAGATTCCCTACACCCGGGCGCGTCGCCCGCTTTCACCGCTGGACCCCAATCCATGGCTCTGATCCCCCGCCTCGACATCGCTTCGCTCGATGCGCTCGAACTCGATCCCTCGACCAAGGGGCTGCCCTATGACGCGCCGCGCCTGACCGTCGGCGATATCGCCGCGCAGGGCTGGAGCCTGCTCGCCGGCGACCTGCCGCTGCCGGTCGCCGTGATCCGGCAGGAGGTTCTGGCCGCCAACAGCGCCTGGATGAGCGCCTTCACGGCGGAGAACGATCTTGTCATCGCGCCGCATGGCAAGACGACGATGTCGCCGCATCTGTTCGACCTGCAGATCGCGGACGGCGCCTGGGCGATCACCGCCGCGACGCTGCAGCAGGTCGGAGTCTGCCTGCGCTTCGGCGTTAAGCGCGTGCTGCTCGCCAACCAGCCGGTCGGCACCCAGGCGATCGACGCCTGCTTCCGCGCGCTGCACACCGAGGGCGGCTTCGAGCTCTATTGCCTCGCCGACAATCCCGACGGCGTCGCCATGCTGATCGAGGGCGCGCGTCGCAATCCGCCGCCCAAAGGAAATCCGCTGCGCATTCTCGTCGAGATGGGCTTTCCCGGCGGGCGCACCGGCGTCCGTACCCGCGAGGGCGCCATCGAGCTGGCGCGTGCGATCGCGGCGGCGCCGGGGCTGGAGCTCGCCGGCTTCGAATGCTTCGAGGGCATGCTGCCGACGCCGGAAACGGCCGATGGCCTGATCGACGATGTCGCGTCGATGGCGTTGCTGGCGATGGAGGAGGGGCTGTTCGTCACCGCCGCGCCGATCGTCATCAGCGCCGGCGGCTCGGCCTTCTTCGACCGCGTTGTCGAGCGCTTCAACCGGGTCTCGTTTCCGCATCCGGTGCTGCGCGTGCTGCGGTCCGGCTGCTACCTGACGCATGATTCCATCGCCTATGCGGCGGCGTTCCGGCGCATTGTCAGCGAAACCTCGCTGAAGCTTCCCGAAGGCGGGCTCGAGCCGGCGCTGGAGGTCTGGGCGATGGTGCAGTCTCGTCCCGAGACAGGCCGCACCATGCTCACCATGGGCAAGCGCGACGTCAGCCACGATGCCGGCCTGCCGGTGCCGCTGCGCTGGTATCGGCCGGATGGCAGCATGGCCGCCCCAGCCGCGATGCCGGCCGGCCATGAGGTCGTGGCGCTCAACGACCAGCATTGCCACCTCGTCACGCCCGAGGACAGTCCGCTCCGGACCGGCGACATGGTCGGCTTCGGCATCAGCCATCCCTGCACCACCTTTGACAAGTGGTCGCTGCTCTACCGCGTCGACGAGGAATACCGCGTCACCGGCGCGCTGAAGACGTTCTTCTGAACGGGGCGCCGGGCGCTCCCCAGTGCAATTGCACGAATTTGTTGCAGTGCCACGTTGTTTCGTCCAGTGAAACGTCGCGGGATTGACACGAAACGGACCGCTACCTAGCCTGAATATCAATAAGGCTTCGATATAGATCGGGCTGATCCAGAGCTCGCTCTGGTCCAATACAGCGCATGTCTTGGCCGCTCCGATGGCCAATCAGACGCCCGGTCAATCTATTCGTGCGGGGCCAAAAGTAATTCTCATGGAGATTGATGTTGCGTATCGCCGTCATCCACATCTCGCAGGAAACCAACGACTTCAATCCGGTGCCGACGACGCTCTACGACTATGCGGGCTTCGGGATCTATGAAGGCCAGGAGATCTTCGAGAAGCTGCGCGGCTTCGGTCAGGTCGGCGGCCACCTCCAGGTGATGGAGGAATCCGGTCTCGAGATCGAGCTGATCCCGATCATTCGCGGCTATGCCTCGGCGGGCGGCCGACTGTCGGCGGACACCTTCCAATTCTTTCAGGACAAGATCCGCGCCGGCCTGCTGGCGGCGGGCAAGATCGACGGGCTGGAACTGCAGCTGCACGGCGCCTGCTCGGCCGACGGAATCGACGATGTCGAGGGCGAGCAGATCGCGCTTTGCCGCGAGATCCTGGGCCCGGACGTGCCGATCGTGCTCGGTCTCGATCACCATGCCAATGTCACGCAGAAGATCATCGACAATGCGACCGCCATCGTCGGCCACCGCACCCAGCCGCACGATGTCTATGACACGGGCGTCCTCGGCGCCAAGCTGTTGCTGCGCATCCTGACCGAGGGGCTGAAGCCGACGATCGCCTGGCGCAAGATCCCGCTCGTCTCGCATCAGGAGCAGTTCCTGACCTCGCAGGGACCGATGAAGGTCTGGTTCGACGCGGCCCGTGCCGTCGAGGCCGATCCGCGCGTGCTGCAGGCGTCGAACTATCCGATGCAGCCCTGGCTCGACGTCGCCGAGGGCGGATGGGCCACCATCGTTGTCACCGACAACGACCAGGCTTTGGCGGAAAAGCTCGCCGACGATCTGGCCGATCTCTGCTGGTCGTTGCGCGATGACTTCCAGATCCGTGAGTCGGTCTCGGTCGATGATGCGGTCCGTCAGGCGGACGCCGCGCCCGGTCTGGCGATCCTCAGCGATACCGGCGACACGGTGTTTGGCGGCGCGGCGGGCGACAGCAACCTGTTGCTCGAAGCCATGGTGCGCCTGGGTATCGGCAAGCGCGCGCTGGTGCCGCTGATCTCGCCCGTGGCGGCGGCCAGGTTGGTCGCGGCCGGGGAAGGGGCGACGGTGACGCTGGCGCTTGGCGGCGACGCGGCGACGGAATTCTTCACCCCGCTCGAAGTCACGGGCACGGTTCGCACGGTCGGCGGCGGCTTGTTGAAGATCGAGGGCTACAACCACCAGAGCGAGGTCGATCTCGGACCATCCGTCATCTTCGATGTCGGTCCGGTCACGCTGATGATCACCACGCTGCGCGCCGTCGCCGGAAACGTGCCGGGCGTCTACCGGGCCATGGGGGTCGAGCCGACTGATTACGGCATCGCCGTGCTGAAGACGGCGTCGAACTTCCAGTATTTCGCGCCGATCGCGTCCACCGTCATTCGCGCCGATACGCGCGGTCCCGGCCAGTCGGACGTGTTCACGCTGCCGTGGAAACGGATTCCGCGCCCGATCTATCCGATCGAAACCTTTGACGACTGGCGGGCGCACTCGTCTCAGCCCGGCCAGCGCGTCGACGCCTGACCGTCCCATCCTGTCGGCGATGGCCGACTCCATGCACTCGAACGGGGGCCTACATCATGAAGACCCAATTCCTTCGGACACTCAGGCGGCTGGGCTTCCTGTTCCTCGCCGCGACCGCGCCTGTCGTCGTCGGCAGCGCCGGCTGGACCGCGCCGGTGCATGCCGAGGAACAGGCGCTGAAGGGCGGCACGCTGCGCGTGGCGCTGCTCGGCGACATGACCAATTTCGACCCGCAGCAGTTCTCGACGGTGAACTTCCACCTGATCAAGAACCTCTATGACAGCCTGATCGAATATACGGCCGAGGGCGAGCCGGTGCCGAGCCTGGCGACCGCCTGGGCGATCGCGCCGGACAACCAGTCCGTGACGGTCACCCTGCGCGACGACGTCACCTTCCATAGCGGCGCCAAGCTCACCTCCGCCGATGTGGCGGCGACGCTGGCCAAGGCGGCCGATCCCGAGCGCGGCAAGAACGTCTACGCCACCATGTCGATCGTCAAGGATTGGACGACGCCGGACGAGAAGACCGTCACGATCAACTTTAAGAGCCCGGCTCCGCAGCGCCAGATCACCGATCTCCTGCAGTTCCTGATCCCGATCGAGGCGGCCGGCATCGCCACGGTCGAGACCGTGCCGGCCGGTACCGGCGCCTATCTGCTGGATAGCCGCGCCGTCGGCCAGGGCCTGACGCTGAAGGCCAATCCGAACTACTGGCGCAAGGGCCAGCCGATCGCCGAGAAGATCGAGTTCACCATTTTCAGCGAGGACGCCTCGGCCAGCGCGGCGCTCGAATCCGACGCGGTCGACATCGTCTATGGCGGCACCTCGCGCAGCGCCGTGCGCCTGCAGGACGCCGGCTACCAGGTGCTGCGCGGCCCCGGTCCGCTGGTGCAGGTCTTCCGCATCAACTCGACCCGTCCGCCCTTCACCAACGCCAAATTCCGTCAGGCCTTCAACTATCTGATGGACCGCGAGGGCATGCTGCGCGTCGGCTATGCCGGTCTGGGCGAGGTCGTGGCGCTGCCCTGGGCGCCGGCAAGCCCCGCCTTCGACGCGGCCTATACGGACGAGTTCGCCTATAATCTCGACAAGGCCAAGGAACTGCTCGCGGAGTCCGGCCTGACGCCGGCAGAAATGAGCAACTGGAAGATGCTGGTCTGGGGCAGCGACGAGCCGACCGTCGTCATCAGCCAGATCCTGCAGAGCGCGCTGGCCGAAGCCGGCATCAACATCGAGCTCGATGTCCGCCAGGGCGCGGAATATACCGAGGCGCTGCTCGCCGGCAATTTCGACGCCACCTTCGGCGCGGTCGGCAACGTGCAGAAATTCCCCTCCCGCGTCGCCACCAACAGCATCTACCGCGTCGTCAAGAACCCGGTGCTGAAGGACCCGCATCCCCATCCCGATTATGTTGCCGCCATCGAGCGGGTGAATACGACGTCCGGTCCGGATGCCGATGTGAAGGCGGCTTACGACAATCTCAATCGCGTGCTGGTCACGGACGCCTTCGCGATCCCGACCAACTCCTATGACACCGGCCTGATCGTGGCGTCGCCGAAGCTCGGCGGGCTCGCGCTCGATATCGACAACCTGTTCGTCGCCCGCACGGTGGGCTTCCAGTGATGGCGACGGGCACCGCTTCTCTCGCCGGAAGATCCACGCATGGTTGACCCGGTTCTCTCCGTCCGGGGGCTCAAGGTGGATTTCGGCGGCGAGGGGCGCTCGGTGCCCGTCGTTCGCGGCGTCGATTTCGACGTCTATCCGAATGAAGTGCTCTGCATCGTCGGCGAATCCGGCTCCGGCAAGAGCGTCACCTCCCTCGCGGTGACCGGGCTGCTGTCGGAAACCGCGCGGGTCGCGGGCTCGATCCGCCTCTGCGGCATCGACGTCACTACTGCCGCGCCGGAAACGCTCCGAAAGATGCGGGGCACCGATGTCGGCTTCATCTTCCAGGACCCGACCACGACGCTCAATCCGGTGCTTACCGTCGGACGCCAGATCACTGAGGGCGAAGTGGCGCACGGAAGGCTGCGGAAATCCGATGCGCATGCCCGCGCGGCGGAATTGCTGCGCGAGGTCGACATCGCCGATCCCGAGGGCCGGGCGGGGCAATATCCGCACCAGTTTTCCGGCGGCATGCGCCAGCGCGCCGTCATCGCCATGGCGATGGCCGGCCAGCCGAAGCTGATCATCGCGGACGAGCCGACGACCGCGCTCGACGTCACCGTGCAGGCGCAGGTGCTGGCCGTCCTCGCCCGTCGCCAGGCCGAGATGGGCTCGGCCGTCATCCTGATCACGCATGATCTCGGCGTCGTCGCTGAAGTCGCCGACCGGGTCGCCGTCATGTATGGCGGCCGCATTGTCGAGACGGCCCCGGTCGCCGAGATCTTTGCCAGCCCCCGCCATCCCTATACGCGCGCGCTGCTGCGCAGCATTCCGCGCATCGACACGTCGGATTCAAGGCTCGACCCGATCCCCGGCCAGCCGCCGATCCCGGGCGCCTTGCCCCGCGGCTGCGACTTCCAGCCGCGCTGCGCCGTGGGCCATAACCGGCCGATCTGCGCGG encodes:
- a CDS encoding amino acid aldolase is translated as MALIPRLDIASLDALELDPSTKGLPYDAPRLTVGDIAAQGWSLLAGDLPLPVAVIRQEVLAANSAWMSAFTAENDLVIAPHGKTTMSPHLFDLQIADGAWAITAATLQQVGVCLRFGVKRVLLANQPVGTQAIDACFRALHTEGGFELYCLADNPDGVAMLIEGARRNPPPKGNPLRILVEMGFPGGRTGVRTREGAIELARAIAAAPGLELAGFECFEGMLPTPETADGLIDDVASMALLAMEEGLFVTAAPIVISAGGSAFFDRVVERFNRVSFPHPVLRVLRSGCYLTHDSIAYAAAFRRIVSETSLKLPEGGLEPALEVWAMVQSRPETGRTMLTMGKRDVSHDAGLPVPLRWYRPDGSMAAPAAMPAGHEVVALNDQHCHLVTPEDSPLRTGDMVGFGISHPCTTFDKWSLLYRVDEEYRVTGALKTFF
- a CDS encoding M81 family metallopeptidase; this encodes MLRIAVIHISQETNDFNPVPTTLYDYAGFGIYEGQEIFEKLRGFGQVGGHLQVMEESGLEIELIPIIRGYASAGGRLSADTFQFFQDKIRAGLLAAGKIDGLELQLHGACSADGIDDVEGEQIALCREILGPDVPIVLGLDHHANVTQKIIDNATAIVGHRTQPHDVYDTGVLGAKLLLRILTEGLKPTIAWRKIPLVSHQEQFLTSQGPMKVWFDAARAVEADPRVLQASNYPMQPWLDVAEGGWATIVVTDNDQALAEKLADDLADLCWSLRDDFQIRESVSVDDAVRQADAAPGLAILSDTGDTVFGGAAGDSNLLLEAMVRLGIGKRALVPLISPVAAARLVAAGEGATVTLALGGDAATEFFTPLEVTGTVRTVGGGLLKIEGYNHQSEVDLGPSVIFDVGPVTLMITTLRAVAGNVPGVYRAMGVEPTDYGIAVLKTASNFQYFAPIASTVIRADTRGPGQSDVFTLPWKRIPRPIYPIETFDDWRAHSSQPGQRVDA
- a CDS encoding ABC transporter substrate-binding protein, encoding MKTQFLRTLRRLGFLFLAATAPVVVGSAGWTAPVHAEEQALKGGTLRVALLGDMTNFDPQQFSTVNFHLIKNLYDSLIEYTAEGEPVPSLATAWAIAPDNQSVTVTLRDDVTFHSGAKLTSADVAATLAKAADPERGKNVYATMSIVKDWTTPDEKTVTINFKSPAPQRQITDLLQFLIPIEAAGIATVETVPAGTGAYLLDSRAVGQGLTLKANPNYWRKGQPIAEKIEFTIFSEDASASAALESDAVDIVYGGTSRSAVRLQDAGYQVLRGPGPLVQVFRINSTRPPFTNAKFRQAFNYLMDREGMLRVGYAGLGEVVALPWAPASPAFDAAYTDEFAYNLDKAKELLAESGLTPAEMSNWKMLVWGSDEPTVVISQILQSALAEAGINIELDVRQGAEYTEALLAGNFDATFGAVGNVQKFPSRVATNSIYRVVKNPVLKDPHPHPDYVAAIERVNTTSGPDADVKAAYDNLNRVLVTDAFAIPTNSYDTGLIVASPKLGGLALDIDNLFVARTVGFQ